Below is a window of Ahaetulla prasina isolate Xishuangbanna chromosome 1, ASM2864084v1, whole genome shotgun sequence DNA.
agtatagtccTCTTTTAAACGAGCTAAGCAGGAAGAGTTGATATTATGCCATGCATGCATGACAAAATGACAGTATCTCTATAggccattttttttctcaatcttagcaactttaagatgtgcggactttgattcccagaattcctccgctaGCATGggaaataaaataaggaaaactTCATGCTAGTGGTTTCATGATTCCCTTCTGGGTGGTAGACGCTATTTCAGCATATATTTGAGTGGTAGTTACACACTATGTGACCACCAGGAGGCAGTGTGCTGTCTGTTTTTATCCTTATTGGGCCTCATCTGCTTCCTGATGGTCAAATAATGTCTACCAATGATTGGTAAGCAAAGACACTGTGCTATGGATGTTGCCCAAGTGAATACCACCTTTAACTGACAATTTGCAActaaaggtagtccttgtttagtgacataATTAGGGACTGGCAACTCCATCATTAAGTGAAATGGCCACTAAGTGggaaatcatgtgactgcaactgtgctttcctttttttcactTGCCCATAATTTGGAATGGTCACTTTGGCATTGGGGTAAATTAGCAAGAATTAATGTTTGTACTTAattcattggagaggaagggattacaagagagtaatcaGGCACACAATGGGGAATACACATCAAAAGCAATGCGGTGGTGccagaaaatgtgagcatgctatGCAAACAGCCCAGAGTATTCCCCATTATGTACTTGCttaccaggggcgggtttcaaaacccgtcgcttaTGCACTCACACATGCAAAGCTTCCCCTGTTGCTTACTCTTTTTAATCCCTTTTTCTCCAATCTCTCTACTTTGCAGGGGAATgggtgaaagaaaaaaacaataggttaGGTACAGGAGACAATGGATTAACTGTAATGGTTATTATGTGACTGAGAGATGCTACGCTGCTCATAAATGCAAGTGATAGTTATAACTTTTTTAGTACCATTGCAACTAAACAAGGCAATCAGAAAAGGTGACTACCTGTACACAATGGCAAAGGACACAGAATACTTCTTGCCgtctttaatttttataactgattacattaaaaagaaagtgaaaacctttttttaaaaaaatgacggaCACCTTGTTGATCAGTTAATCTCCCAGAGCTATTTTTGAGAAGTAATCCTATTTAGTTCAGGCGGGGGTGGCTTACTTCTTGATAAATGCtgtaatttaaaaacataaatgtACTTTGGAatatatcctttttaaaaaacgggttattcttattttaaaaaaacatataattCAGCCATAAAAaattactgtgttttcccgaaaataagaccctatctcaTATTTTTTTTGTCACCAAAAATGGTACcaggtcttaatttttttttttggggggggggggagaaatgtcttccactgactcacctcgcaTGCGGCGCCTCCGGCCTCTTTTTCGCTATCAGAGGCCCTCAGGAACTTCTTcgtccagcaaggctttcctgaatggCTCTGCAGCCGATAATGGCTACGGAggcccttcaggaaagccttgttggctgcagaagaaatgggccgaggtatgcgaggcctggctgcaactgtccgaaggtaagtagtagggcagctccacaaccacatccccaccctagcttaatttttacctgtggacCCTGGAGTGGGacgggtcttaattagggcttattttgggagtagggcttatattgggtgcaccagtggtgggtttccaatttttgtactaccggttctgtgggcgtggcttggtgggcgtggcgtggcatggcatggcttggtgggcgtggcaggggaaggatactgtaaaatctccatttccaccccactccaggggaaggatactgcaaaatccccatttcttcccgatcagctgggactcaagaggcagagaatagatgggggtggggccagtcagaatttttactactggttctccgaactactcaaaatttccactaccggttctccagtagGTTGCATGTATCTGGGATGCATGTATAAAATTAAAGCTAGggcttactttctgagtaggctgtattttcggggaaacacggtagagagAATGACTACTCATAGATCAGACCTAAAACATTAACAGCTCTTTTTACTCAAAGGCTAAAAGACTTTTTTTGTAGGGGCGGGGGGAAGAATGAGGGCAATTGTCCTTCAAATTAGAGGTGGGAAAAATTCTTTTATCACACTCCTTTACCTTAATCTTCTCGTTTTCTGTGGCTTTTGCTAGCTGATCTACAAGTTCAATCAGGTTGcccactatttttttaaattcggcaatttctgtaaaaaaaggaagaaaaagaaaaagggttaCATCCAAATCATCAGAAAAGAGACCGTAGAGTGAATATGGCAATTtctattattatctttttttagaGCGCTAGGTCATAATCCCTCATTTTGGATTCATTAAAGCGCCTCTGACAATTTGTTCATCCAATCAAACAGGGACTTTTAGAAAGGCATAAATCTCCACCAATGCCCACAAACATGAATATATTCTTCTGTACATAGGCCTACACAAGCACAAAAATAGATGTCACAAAGAGCTGCTCCCCCTAAGAGGAAAGCCTTTAACTTGATTTTGGAGATCACGATTTAAGATAACTCTCATTTTTGTAAGGCCCACCAGCCACGACAATATGAACCCCTGCccataggaaagaaaacacccaTTTCCCACATAAGGAGAGAGATCGCTCATGGGCAGGCTACTAGGAACTTCAGAAGTAAGAGCTGAAAGACAGGAAGGGCCTGGTAGCAGTTGATGGGACCATATTTGGCCACAGTTCCAAACCCAGCCGGCCACAATATTCTCGGGTCCCAGAGGTCTTCATCTCTGTCCTGGTCTAAATGAGTCATTTCTACATGAAAGCTGGATCAGCCAGAAAGAAAACTAAAAATGTGGAGCCAGTTATGGCAGCTTCCAGATGGGCTAAGCTAGGGGTtagatgctcccagttcggaccggatcgcccgatccagtagccatggaggcgggtgattcggagaaccattagcaaaaatccctgcccctccatgcccagctgaaccgcgtgatcatcagaggttttttctttttttttttacttttaaaagaattttttcttgggccaaaaaaaaatgcttttaaaagtaaaaaaaaaaaaaagcctctgatgattgcgcggctcagctgggatcgtcagaaccttttaaaagtattttttctacaacctcttcagggaaccttttaaaaaaagcttttaaaagactctcctGGCAATCCCATCTGACTTGCCTGATCGCCACaacctttttaaaacattttttctacaacctcttcaggttgtagaaaaaatgtttttaaaaggttccggcgatcaggcaactcagctgggatcatcagaacccgttaaaagcttttttttccctctggcgatcccagctgagttgtctgatcatcacaggcttttaaaagcatttttttacaaccttttgggtggaagagattgtagaaaaaatgcttttaaaagttaaaaaaaaaagttggccacacccaaccagtcacattaccctcaccaccaccaagccacgcccacagaactggtagtaacgaattttacatttcacccctgggctaagcTACAACCATCCCTTGCTAAATCACATCTGTGTGAACCAGGCCTCCAACATCATCCTGACTCTGCTACATGGAGGAGCAGCTCTCTCTGCTATCAGCCAAGAAGACTTACTGTCTACAAACAGTTTGCATTCCTCTTTCAACTCTGTGGTTTGTTGGGCCACCTCTGGATCCAAAACCCTCAGTTTGTTCAGCTCGTCGAAGTGGAGACCTGCCTCTCCTAAAATGTCTTTTGCCATTATAAGCTCTTTTCAAGTGGCTGGAGAAACATCAAGATCCCGTtccagaaaggaagagagagcagGCCTCTGAAAATCAAGACACTGAGGGTATTTTAGGAGTTCTACCAAATTTTGTAAAACTAAATAAGCAACCTTTCCtgcgaatgaaaaaaaaaacaaaaaacaggcaaTACCTCCAATTCCCTTTTAGCAAATCTAGTTTTAAAATCACCGTTCATAATGTTTATTATTGTAGATGATTATTCACAAAGAATACTTTTCTTTTGCAACCTTGCAAATGCCATTTTCCCCCCCCAGGGTTTCCCTCAATAAGTCTGGCCGCAAAGCTTATTCCAGAACAAATGTGTTTAGGACTGCAGTTTGATTTGTGAGGGTTCTGATCCTACAGGCAGGTTTACTCGGCAATGAACAAGAGTGATGTTGTCAGCCGTCGCCTTATGCCTTGAAGTTGTGAAAAGTCCGAGAGATGTTTACTGCTGAGAAAACGACAAGCTGGACCACTTAAAAATACATTGTGaacctattttttttccctgggCTTCAATCCCCTTTTGTTGGGAGGATTGGGGCAAGGGGATACCCCAAACTggtaaattttaaaaactttaattaTTGTGATGAAGGGAGATTGCTATTCCCAGgcgggtggcggggggggggcccTCCACACTGTTTTACTATTCAAAACCGCAATTTTTCATAAACTGGAGAAGACAAAATAGAGAACTCTTTAAAAATGGGGCTCTCATTCAGGAAACACCAATACTTAaagctgcccccccccaaatctggTGTCTTCTAGATGTGGGagcctttgactcccagaattcctagccaatTACAGTAATAGAATTCtttgtttccatttaaaaaaaggacaaaaacaaaaacaaaaaggaaatattAGAAGCAAgtgtcaatatttcttttttgttttttttcctgtcttttttttaaaaaaaatctgtttaataaaaattattttttaaaaaagaattctttgTTTCTAGGAGCCACCCGACGTCATTCTCTACCATCGCTCCCTTGCAGTTAACATTTAATGGCTGCTCCTGAATCTGGAGGCTCCATTCTGAGACATACAAGTAAGCAAGCGGCCTCCCCTACCTCCTCTTCTTTCCCACCCCGCCTTTCCTTGAATCCCTCCCTGCTTACCTGCAGGGTCCCTAAAAGCTTCCCCGGTAGCCCAAGCTCGCCGCAGCTTCTCGCTGCCACGGCGACAAAAGAAGCAACAACAgcaaccgccgccgccgccgcctctgccCCGCCCACGCGGCTTAGCCCATGCGCTCGTGGGGGGGAAGGAGAGCGCCGGCTTCGCTTGGCATTCTGGGAATCGTAGTTCGGTGGGAAGAATCCAAAGCGGAGGAAGCGGAGGGGGGTCGCAATGAAGCTGaaaagaatagactagaatagaattttttattggccaagtgtgattggacacacaaggaatttgtcttggtgcatatgctctcagtgtacataaaagaaagaatagaacagaacagaatagaatagaatagaatagtgttttttcttcattttgtttttaagggtgaaaagcttaataaaaattattttaaaaaaagaatagaatagaatataattttttattggccaagtgtgattggacacacaaggaatttgtcttggtgcatatgctctcagtgtacataaaagaaaagataccttcatcaaggatcataagatacaacacttaatggtagtcatagggtacaaatttaacacttaatgatacaacacgtaatgatagtcataggctacaaataagcaatcaggaaacaatatcaatataaatcgtaaggatacaagcaacaaagttacagtcatacagtggaaggagatgagtgataggaacgatgagaagattaatagtatgtagatttagtaaatagtttgacagtattcagggaattatttgtttagcagagtgatggcgtttgggaaaaaactgttcttgtgtctagttgttctggtgtgcagtgctctatagggtcgttttgagggtaggagttgaaacagtttatgtgcaggatgcgaggggtctgtaaatattttcacagccctctttttgactcgtgcagtatgcaggtcctcagtggaaggcaggttggtagccattgttttttctgcagttctaattatcctctgaaggcaCAAAACAGATGATCTCAGAGAAGGGCTTTCGATCTATGACTGCAAAGATCCTATGCAAAATTCATTTGTTTgtgtattcaatttatatagcctcCCCTCTCAGCCAAGTGATCTCAGCAGTTATAgtaacagtagcagagttggaagggaccttggagatcatctagtccagccccctgctcaagcatgagacccattacagacaagtggctgtctagtctctttaaaacctccagtgatggagcattcacaacttccggaagCAACCTGttgcaatgattaattgttctcaggaaatttcttcttagttctaggttgcttccctccttggttagtttccatccattgtttgtcctgccctcgggtgctttgggaaataagttgcctgcttcttccttgtggcagctgaGAGTTGTAGTTCTAAAACTACAACTAGGAAGCTAGTTGTAGGAAACTAGGAAAcagttaaaaacaatttaaaacaaaacaagaaaatataAACACACAGCAGCCAAAATAGCGACCCAAGTAACAGTAAAGCCAAGAAACTGAGTTCTTAACATCTATAGGTGCTCCTGTAAGCATAGTGCCGGTCCCATCAATGGAGCCCTTTTCTCAAGCCACATCACAATGAGAGGAAAACACGCTTATCTGAAACCATAGTTGAATTCACACAACACAAATAACCCGGTCAATTGAAAACCTATCTGTAGCAGCTGTGATTGCACAACATGAGAAATCTGGTTTGTAGTGTTTGCAGCTTaacatgttttttattttatttatttatttgtcgagtacgtattagataatatatataagtataagcatgtattgaatacacaaaatgaatacaattaaagggaaaattaggatagggacagtaggcacgctggtgctcttatgcacgccccaatTTTATTTTCTGACCGTGTTGAGTTAATCCGAAAAGGGTTTAATTCAATCAGTCGTTTAAACGTGTCAAGTAGAGTTTTGTCAAGAATATAAGGCTGGAGTCCTAACTGATATTTTCTTAAACCAGGAACAAAGCCCCAATCAATTCAAGGTAACTCAATTTTGAGTAGCTAAAAAGGGTCACgggtaaaaagttttttttttcccagattaGAAAAGTTGAAATCTTACACATTATTATCTCGATCAGCCTTAAGAAAAATATTGCCATAtatcctccagatgtgttgatTGGTAATTACAGGAGTCGAAATTCAACTCATACGGATTGTTACCGATTTCTTTGAATGAGTAAAACGCCTTTGCCATCATTTCCACAAAGCGCTCGATAGCTCTGGCTTCGACCCGCCTGCCTGCCTGGATTGGTGAAAGACAGAGCCGTGGCTTGTCGGGAGATGTAGTTCCAAGTGACCTTCGACAGCGTCTATATCGGGAAGGGACGCCGGCGCGCGGGGCGTGTCGGGAGTTGTAGGCTGAGTTCTCGCGATTGGGAAGCCTGTTGCTGCAAGTCCCAAGTTGGAGCTTCTCTCTTTTGGCCGGACTTGAGAAGCTAAAGGCGCGGCGAGTCGCTCGGAGCCGGTTGAGGTCAAGTTCCGCTCCTTCACCTGGCCGTTGCTCGGGGGTCCCGCGCAGCCATTGGTGGCCTAGTGTGGGAGCCACGCGGGGCGGCTCGGAAGCaggtaaagaaaaaaaaccagcggTTGGCAGGGCGAATCAGGGGTGGGAGGGCCCGCGTTTGGGGCAGAGGCAGGGGAAGTGAAGTTGATTCTGTATTTGGGGGGGTGAGAGGTTTGAGATAAAGCGAGGTAGGCGGGAGTAAAACTGAGTGAAAgagtttcctttttatttacagtatttgtATGATTTATATCCCCCTCCCAACCTCTTTTAGCGGCGGGAGAGAGGAGTCCGTCGCATGCCGTTTGAAACAGGCTGGAGGTGGGGAAAAGCTACACCTGTTGAAGGGTAGCCCAGAGTTCAAACCCAGGAGGGGATCATGGTGGGGCCACTTGGTCATTTTTGAATAAAGTTGAAGAGGGAAATTACTGTATACCTGTTACATTGGATGtatcattgtttcctgattgcttatttgtagcttatgactatcattaagtgttgtaagagttctaccttgatgaaggtatcttttcttttatgtacactgagagcatatgcaacaagacaaattccttgtgtgtccaatcacacttggccaataaaaaattctattaaatcTTAAAAGGAGATTAAATGAAATATAGGGCATTCTCTCCCACTTCAAAGCTAGCATTCATATTATGCTAGCTTTGGTACGCAGCAGTCCCCCCCCCTCACGTGCTTTCACAAACAAGTATGCTCCATCAGGACCTGGTGTTGCCATCACTTTTTTAGTTTCTTAATTGCCTCCAATAATACTAATGGCGTTATATCCTTATTTAACGTCTCCTTACATTCTACCGGGACTTTTAGGCAGTCCCCGTTTTCTGAAGATATGACCAAATTTTATCTTCACCTATCTTTTCCTTGTTTtcatacacattttttaaaaactcataaGCTACATTTCTCTTCCCTTCATTTTGATATATTAGTTTGCCCTCgtcattatattatttatttattttattgtgatatacaatctgacaaacacacaccatacaacatataaatatgtcctatttttaaatgtttcttagTCTTTCATTTTCCCCCATTTCTCATTATttcatttctcatttattttctttcttgtcccattttctttatttacattaaattatctaatactaatagctttacttttcaaaATTCTTATGTatctattatttacatattgtacaattctaatttctcccctttattttgttcctttatttctaatcttaaaccattcataccatttgttccagattatataataatctgtctcttctttctctttaatttcttttgttaacttgtccactTTAGCACCttctaaaatataatttattatataattatataatttattaatcCATCTTGTATCCCTCTGCTTCTGTAATCACCAGCCACCGCCCTGTCTTAttcgcattttcaaaaaaaaaaaagtgtaatacTTTTTATTTACTGGGCCAACTTCTCCTTctcaataatatttaatttaattgaggGAGGGGTTAGCTCAGACAGATGTACCTGGCAGAGTTCAGGGAACTCTTTGGGGATTATAGGAAGGGAGCCACCTGGACAGAAAGTGAGATCGAAATttaaatataggtaatcctcaaattatgactgtAATGTAATCTGTCCATTaccgacctgattttatgaccttttttttttttgcaatggttctcacatgactgcagggagaGGGGGTGACCGTCTGAACTTTTGAATCCAGGTCATCAGATCTGTGACCATAAGACAAGAACAACTTGTAGTCCAAACGCTAAAAGAAAAAGCATGAACAGAAAATCAGAGCTACGGTAAATAGAACAAAAGGAGCTGTACAAAAATAAGTGGCCATTTCGATCCCACCCTTCAACTGAGTCCCAGCTCGTACTATATATtcctatacaggtagccctccactTAAACAGTTTATTtgatgaccgttcagagttacaacggcactgaaaaaagtgactcatgaccatttttcacactgttggaagaaatatccaggtccGGGTCTAAGCTGGGAGAAAAgcactggaaacaaaatggaggctggaggctgattggaaagaaaggtttcctttattgatgaagcagaaccaccaaccacatgtgattctgggacagctgacaaaatggagtttagagtgggagggtttttataccttctggattcctataggaggtcatgtaggggtcatggctggctctataggcaaaaggggaagtgcaaatcctaggtgtctgtctgagctaattttgtcaacctttggcttgattgtgttgcttatctgagtttctgtcttgacccagtctttctgaatggattatcaaatctgcatttctataaACTCAGTTTCTGCTTAGGGCAGGGAAACTAAGGCTGGTTGTGCCTCCCTTaaaagttttttccccatttctcctttaggggaaatattctaccctgccttttttaatattccccaaaatattttattcttctaggacaggggtagtcaacctttttatacctactgcccacttttgtatctctgttagtagtaaaattttctaactgcccaccatttcggggggagatgcgcgagctattctgggatgaggctcttttgtttgcggtcgcactacagcgccatttagtttcacttatgtaacatgaactaaacttaggcgcgggcgatacaaatagtatattttcagaaatataaattgtcacggggaattttatgaaaacctaatgaaaatgtttttaaataatgctatgaaaattgtttagaaagtcaattaaattttaaaaaaaggaaagtgcttcagtattggacaaaacccctaccgcccaccatgaaagctggaatgcccactagtgggcagtagggaccaggttgactaccactgttctaggaggttggggggagggggcttcccaCAACACTTATGACTTTTGTAGTAGCCCcacgatcgtgtgatcaaaatccagatactTGACAATtgattcatacttacaaccattcctgtgTCTCAAGGTCACATGATTACTTTTtggaaccttttgacaagcaaaatcaataaggAAGCTAGATTCACATAGAAACTGTGTTAATACCTTAGCAActccaatgattcacttaacaactgtggcaagaaaagccgcaaaatgggacaaaattcatttaacaaatgtctcggctttaacaacagaaattttgggctcaattgtggtcataaatcgaggactacctgcagtttcAGTAGTTACTGGTATCACCAGGACAGCTTACATTTCCAACTTACCTGGATGCTGAACAACTAATTGAAAATGTTCAGACACAATGTGAATGGAAGCCTAAAATTGCTATATAGGAATTACTTAACTTGCATTGAGATGATCAATTCGGTCACTGAGCaaaggcagttgctaagtgaaacatcatgTTTTGATGGCCTCACATCTGCTTTCTTTGGCCTTGCAGACCTGTAAAGGTTGTAAAGGCGAGGATTGCTTGCAAAGTTAGTTTTTCATTAATGCTGTAACTGCGGTCGCTAAATGAAGACTCCCTATAAAACCTGCCAGTTTAAAACAGGACTGGAAAAATTAACCTTGTTAAAATATCCCATGAATCCGAAGACAAATTCATGAGATATTTTGGGGTGTGCGTTTGTGTACGCAGAATCAAAATGTCACTAAGGAGAAAGGGTTGACTTAATGGCTTCTAGGTGTATCTGGATTACATGGCCCATCATGCTGAACCACGGCTGGTGGTTGGAATTACCATATGAGCAGATCAGAAGGGCAAATTGCTAAAGTGTACATACAAAAATGGGGAACCAAGTGTATTAGTTTCAAAATGgacaataggaatagaatagaataacagaattggaagggaccttggaggtcttctagtccaattccctgcttaggcaggaaaccctatactatttcagacaaatggttatcttgaAACAGGTAGGATTGGTAAGTGAATTTTGAGAAAAATGTGGCCAAATTTTAGCAATGTGATCTGCAAGAGCAGCAGAGCTAGCGAGTAGGGAGCGTAAACTGCAGTGTAGTTCCCATCTGTGCTACTGTATATGGGGCTCAGGATAAGACAGCTACATCTatggcaaaactggctggggaattctgggagttgaagtccaccaggcttaaagttgctaaggttggagacccctgatcgatGGCAAATCTAGACTGGCAACCTAGAACTGCCCAGAATGCTTAGCCACGATGTGTATCTTAAAAGACTGGAGCATTGGATTTAGAGTGGGGAGATCCGGATTCAAGTCTACCCAAAGGGGCTCAGCCGAAGGAATTATTTGAATGTCCTTGGCTCTGTTTCTCTCGTTCAGCTGCCCTGCAGCAAGACAACAGGACCTCATCTGTTACCGGATGAAAATGCAATAAAACATTAATTCTCTTCCTGGCTGCTCTTCCTGCCCCATTGAAGCCAAGCTTTGAGTTGCAAAATTGttcaattagaattttttttttttccccatcagagGCTTGAAGCAGGATTTTCTGTGGGAAGGAAAGGGGCCCCACTGGATTAAACAA
It encodes the following:
- the IFT20 gene encoding intraflagellar transport protein 20 homolog; the protein is MAKDILGEAGLHFDELNKLRVLDPEVAQQTTELKEECKLFVDKIAEFKKIVGNLIELVDQLAKATENEKIKAIGARNLLKSIAKQREAQQQQLQALIAEKKTQLERYRVEYQTLCKIEADQNEFIDQFIFQK